ATTTAGTGATCCGAACGGGAGGAGAGCATCGTATTAGTAATTTTTTGCTTTGGCAAATAGCGTATGCTGAATTATTTTTTACGGATGTATTATGGCCTGATTTTAATGATATTACATTTAAAAGAGCACTAAATACTTTTATGAAACGAGAGCGACGATTTGGTAACAGTGTATCGATTTAATTTAAACAAAACACAAGAATAAGGGAAAATATGTGTTAAGAAATCGTTTAATTAGTATGTTTGTCTTGATTCCTATTACTATTTCTGTAGTATTTTTATTATCTATTATACAATTCTCAATTATTGTATCTATTATCTGTTTAATCAGTGCATGGGAATGGAGTAAAATAATGAACTTCCCCATTTATATACACCGAACGTGGATATGTATTATCTTTGGATTATTGTGTACTATGGTAACAATTATAACATTTCAAAATTATTTATGTTTTAGTAACTGGCGTGTTTTTTGGTATATTTTCAGTGGCATTATTATAATGTGGTGGATATTAGCATTTATATTAATATTATCTTATCCTGCTTCCGCTGTTTTCTGGAGAAGATCTAACATATTGCAGTTTTTTTTCGGAATACTAACAATTTTACCTTTTTTTTGGGGGATATTAATTTTGCATCAATTTCATCATATCAACAATAACATTACTGGGAAATGGTGTGTACTATATATCATAACATTAGTCTGGATTAATGACTCAAGTGCATATGTCATTGGGAAAACATTAGGAAAGCACAAATTATTAAAAACTATATCTCCTAAAAAAACATGGGAAGGCTTTATCGGAGGTGTGCTAATATCAATAGGTATTGCGTGGTTATTTATAACACATATACCAATAAATATTATAAACCCATCTATCATGTTTGCTTGTTCTACAATTGCAATTATAGCCTCTATCATAGGAGATTTAACCGAGAGTATGTTTAAGCGAGAATCTGGTATTAAAGATAGTGGCAACCTAATCCCTGGACATGGAGGAATATTAGATCGTATAGATAGCTTAGTTGCTGCTGTCCCAATTTTTACTTGTCTAATATTGTTAAGTCACTTTTAATAATAATTAAAATAAAGAATGTATAAAAAATAATGTTATTACATTTTTTTTGGAATTTAGCTGCATTTGTCCTTGCATTAGGAATACTTATTACAGTTCATGAATGTGGACATTTTATAGCAGCACGGGTTTTCAAAGTAAAAGTAGAAAGATTTTCTATAGGATTTGGCCCCATTTTATGGAGTCGACGTGATTCAAATGATACTGAATACGCAATTTCCGCCGTCCTTTTTGGCGGATATGTAAAATTGTATAATACGCAAGAAAAATCAATCTATTACAATCAAGGACACAATAATGCTTTTAATCACCAACACGTTTGGAAAAAAAGTATTATCGTAGCCTCAGGACCTATTTTTAATTTCATTTTCTCCATTTTATCATATGTAATAATTTTTATGATAGGAATACCTGTACATAAGCCAATAATATATTCTATCATACCCGATTCCATTATTGCTCAATCGGGTATACAGTCTGATGTAGAAATTACATCAATTAACAATATTAAAACACATAATTGGAATTCAGTCCGATTAGAAATTTTTAATAGCATAGGTAAAGAAAAACTTATTATCTCTACAACATCAATAAATGATATGTGCATTAAAACCTATACCATTAATTTATCTCATAACTGGTTTAATAATCTTGATAATCCTAAAGACCCCATAATAA
This region of Candidatus Blochmannia vicinus genomic DNA includes:
- a CDS encoding phosphatidate cytidylyltransferase yields the protein MLRNRLISMFVLIPITISVVFLLSIIQFSIIVSIICLISAWEWSKIMNFPIYIHRTWICIIFGLLCTMVTIITFQNYLCFSNWRVFWYIFSGIIIMWWILAFILILSYPASAVFWRRSNILQFFFGILTILPFFWGILILHQFHHINNNITGKWCVLYIITLVWINDSSAYVIGKTLGKHKLLKTISPKKTWEGFIGGVLISIGIAWLFITHIPINIINPSIMFACSTIAIIASIIGDLTESMFKRESGIKDSGNLIPGHGGILDRIDSLVAAVPIFTCLILLSHF